The DNA window ATGATCCATGAtagatttctttttaaattagtAGTAATATTTCTGCAAACCTTTTGGATCAATGTTCAAACGAGGGGATCACATTATTGAAGTTGGGGTTACAATTCTTTTAGTtagaattaattatatttaactTCAAAATcatgttttgtttttggtattttttgcAAATGACATATTAAGGTGTAGGAGTTAGGATTTGGTGTTTAGTATTAGGGTATAGGAATTAGGGAACAATAGATCGTTAGCTGAGATGATGAACTTGTCTGTAGTAGCGTAAGCGGGATGTCCTAAGGTCATCCACAGCAGATACTCtaaacaaaaactctaaatttacagtaaaagtACACTTTCCACAGATTTACAGTTTCTCTAACATTACTACCATTCAGCAGATACTCTAAAccatactctaaatcatttaaatattcatttatactttcaatttttattattttaactcAAGCAAGCACCAGAAGTGAAATTGAGGAATTCTTGGTTTCAGTAATGACAATTGGACTTTTATGTTCTGCATCTTCACCAGGAAACCGGATGGCTATGAATGTTGTTGtcaataaattgaacactatTGTATAAATATATGCTTGTATAATATGTTGAAGATTCCTTGTCGCAATTCTAAAATTTgaataatttcttatttaatACAAACTAATGAGATACAAACACCCATTGATAGccaaagcaataaaaaaaagaaaccaagaatGATTTTCCAAGCCAATTATCTAATTCATCCCCTTAAAATTGTCCCTGATCCCTTAATTAATTCCCCCATGCCGCCTTCTTGAAGTTACTGCTATATGAATATGAGAGAAACTCACAACATCATCACTCATAACATCACAAGAAAGCTTACACAAGAGATTAGACATATAGCTCCTCATCCCAGACCGTTCCTCATGACTATTAGTAGTACTACTAGACAACCTTGGAAGAACAACACGGTCGGGGGAAGCTGTGCAGTTCATGTTAAAGATCATATGCACACCCAAATTTGATATAGCTCATAAATCACAAAATCAACATCGTGATCCCATATTCACAATTTCCACCTTCGTTTCCATCAATCAACAACCACACACACAAGGATCACTAAATTGTCTAGAAAAAAATTAGAGATTGAATACCTGAATTGAAGTTGGAGATGGTTGTTCAAAGCCCTAAATCGACGTCGCGTCCTCCCTGTTTGAGAGATGGGTTTAGAGAAAGATAGCGCCTACGAGAAAGGTGATCGTGGGTTGAGAGACCACCGAGGGCAAGCAGTGAGAGCCGATCTGTCCCACACCGATGACGGCCTTAGATCGACGATTCACTGGCTGAGTGAGAGGGGGGTACAGAGAGAACTCGAGATAGCAAAAAGATATTAGGGATAAaagatagaaaacaaaaaataaattaatattttgattaaaatattgGGTCCAGTATTCTACAGTAAAACTGGACATCTACCGTTTTACTGTTCACAATGCAGTTTTACAGTATTTGATACAGTATCTGCTGAAGtgtgtttttttgtcaaatacTATAAATGATACCCCAAATTTACAGTATATGCCATTTTGCAGTATCTGTTGGAGATGCCCTAACTCTCGACTCTTCCTTTCCAGTTCTCCCTCACTCTCAGCTCTGCCCCGTGTGTGATGGACAACAAGCACATGCCTTCATCTCATATTGTCTGACAATAATCGGTTCTCAAACTCCATATCATATTATCATCAATCtggaaaatatgaaaaacataaatatgtgTAAATGTCAAGAATATGtttgctttgtttttattttctctatttttaaaattttttataaaatattttttccgtattttttaaaatggtcaaccaaacatgtttttttaagttgtttttttattttctacaaaatgaaaaaacataaaatatagaaaaaacaaacataccaaaCAAACGACTCTCCTAAACTTTCCAAACATGAAAGTATGAAATCACTTTGAATTAATGTCACTTTTGACCACCGAcaaatagatcatgttacaacTCAGTTCCTCAAGTTTCAAATATTTCTTTTGACCACGGATATTATTGAATTGTTACAAGGTCAGGATTTACACATTTTCGGTCAATCAATTTGATGATATGGCATAAAAAAGTCAAATAAACCTTTTTTTAACCACCAATTACATAGTTGGAAtttctttataatttttttttgcgaTGGCAGTTCCAATTTGGGAATTTGGGGAAGAAATGGAATCTCGTGGTCACGAATACTGCATATTAAACCATACTTTTTCTGATATCACATTTTGGGAAAGGGTGGATTTTTGGGGGGAGAAGGGAGATGGATGTGACTTGTTTGATGGGGATTGGGTTTGGGATGAGAAGTATTTGGTTGTATCAGTCCAAAGACTCCAAATTTTTGGATGAAGTGTTTAAGTGCACTGAAAATGGAAGACCTGATTTGTTCTACACCATAGGGAGATgacaaagaatatatatatattgcttttaTTGAATTTGTTAGTAGTGTTGGTATTAGTAACttagtatttaattatttattgttaGGTCATCAATATGCCACGTCAATAAGCCAAgccattatttaattattttttgtttggtcAATGTGCCACGTCATCACATTGACTGACTGAAACTTTACAAAAGCTGCCCGTGGAACAACTCAGTAAAATCAATGACCAATTTGAAACGTTTGGAACGTCAGATATTAAGTTATAACATGACTCATTTGTTATTGACTAAAAGTGATTGAAACCACTCCAAACCCTCTACTAGGgttgtttaaaaaaatcatcaaaattgaAACTAACCAAAACTGAATCGATTgatcggttttttttaaaaaattttttacCCATTTCTCCATTAAAAATCGAACTAAACTGAAAAAACCGACCTTTTGatttgttaaatttatgtcaaaaaaccaACTGAAATCAGCCGTTAACACCCATACCATCTACAATGCTACGAATGATGGGAGACCCCCTAAAtttctctatttatttatttaattttctgtcATTCACTTCTGTTCGTGAGCTGTATCAATGTTTGGGTTCCAGCCTTCCAGGTGCACATCTGGACAAAGGGCACCATGACAGCCGCCAAGGATTGTGttctttttcaccttttgtaAACTTGACTTCGAATTGACTAACCAATTTTTTAGTCTCCGCTTTCACAAAATACAGGCTTCCTTACGCTAGTGCTCTAGAATCTTCttatctccatttttttttaatttaacatttgcaataatttcttttttttattatcttttagTAAACTAAAAGCAACGtaattaggaaaaaaataattttggtaACTCAATCTGTAAGGTTGCAGCTGTATTGTAGTTTTTGGTTTCAACTTTCTCATATTGCTTGCACTAAATTTATTTCCAAAAttctttgaatttaattttttaattatagtaGTAACTAAGTAGTATATTATATTTACCTTAATATTCAAATTATAGTAATTAATATTGTAAGAGCCAGCTTGGCAGCAATAAAGGCGTAACCAaaattggcttttttttttaaaaaaaaattaaaataaaactccTCTCTGGACCTGCTGACGTCATTCTTACGCAACTCCCCATAACGCAAAACACAACTTTAAAAACAGCAAAGCAAACCACCTCCCGCCCATAACATAGCAGCGCCGCCTCTCTCTCCATGTCGAAACCGCCAGCGCCGTATCCTCTCTACAAGCAGCGATCCTGGACACCTGACAGCGAACGCGACGAGGCTTGGCTGCGACGCAAGGGGAATCGTCCAATCACGCCCTTCAGTCGCAGCAAGAGCTTGACAGACGAGGATTTGCAGGAGCTCAAAGGATGTATTGAATTAGGTTTTGGATTCGGACCTGATTCGACCGATTTGGATCCGAGATTGTCGGATGCTCTGCCCGCTTTGGGCCTTTACTGTGCTGTTAACAAGCAGTACAacaatggattaacgagatcgTCGTCGCTGTCCTCGATGAGCTCTGATGATAGCATAATCGATCCAGGTAGATTTTTGAAATTCATGTGCGATTTTTGATGTGAAAATTTTAAGATCtgattgttgtttgtttgtttgtcttaGCTGATGATCCGGAGGTGGTGAAGACGCGGTTGAGGCAGTGGGCGCAGGCGGTGGCTTGCTCCGTGAAGCAGTTTTCAGGAGAACAAAGTTGAATCTGTTAATTAAGCATCCAAACGTCACCGTTTATTTTTCATCCCCGATTAGAGATATATAGATTGATTATTAGTTCATATTTTCTTTAGCTATAAAGTTTCTTTTGTATATTATAATGGAAACTCTTGATTCCCAATcatgaaattaatttatttttagacCAACAAGAGGTGGCTCGATCGTCAATCacttggattagacatatgtgtatcAAATGTTCGaatccaatgaaaaacataattcttagtgtatttcaaaaaaaaataatctttttAGGTAGTTGTGAGAAGTTGTGAGATGATTGAGTAATGTTAGTAAACAATTTTGGATGCCAAAACTTGTGTTCGAAGACAATTAAAACATGCCATCTTTTTCTCCATCAATTAAGGACTTTAGGAGTAAGGAATTGGGCCAATTCctcattttgatatttatttatttttttttaaaaagcctaaaaaatagtaaatgatAAGTATGCAAGATTATGAAACCAATGATTTAATTCTGAGAACCACAAGTAGCTCAGATGACATTAGTGTGTGTATCTCATTGAGGTCTCGAATTTGAGTTTCCCCATCTCCATCCCTTGTattagggaaaaaaattcataggaaaaaaaagacaatcGATTTAAGCTTGTGCCTACAATGAGGAATTGGAGGCCCTCCTCTTCAAAAAGGAAGAGAGGATCCCAATTGTCAAGACTTGTCACACATTGTTTGGGTAAACTAAAATGATGTAGTTTAAAGACTCACATCATCTCACACAGCGCctaagtatcattaagtgagacgaCATAGTAAGAACAAAGTCGTACGATCTCGATGTAACCACATGAACCGTATAATCCAAAGATGAAACTATTGATTTATAGTGAGTGGTGTGAATTTTCTGGAGTCAATATCACATTTCATCACAAAAAAGATAACATGTGTTCCAATTTACACACTGGAAGTCAAAATGTGTTAATTTTATAACctgaaattcaaaattatgCCAAAGCGGTAACTCAGGCAAAATTTCACTATGTTGGGCAATCAACCCACTCATGTGGCAGATCAACAAGGAAAATGATCTATCGAAGACAGACAtttgttgattaattaatttatatttgaaaatcTTTTTTCTAATGTggataatatattaattatttttgtttgtcttAATACACGTGTATGCCTCTTATGCCGAATCGCTCATGTTATGCTCTTCTACATCCTAGGTCTTCCAGTTCCTTCATTTGGCTTATGTTCTTCATGTAGCATTCAAACCAAATGGCTCTATAAAGTTATGTTGATACTTCCACATATTACAAATAACTTTTGAGACATCTCTATTTTACTATTGGGGAATCTTTAAAATTACCATTGTTAGTTTTCAATTCACCTTTTGACCATCAAATGAAATGTGACTAACCCGTCCTCCTCCCTTTGAAACAAGGGAAGGCGGATCTCCTTCGCCATCGAAAGAAATTATATTCTCGCAGATACAAAATAGAAAGTGAATTAACCAAATTTCTCTGACTGGGAGGCAATCAAGAAAGCCGCATAAGTGtatataaactataaaaaaaaactcccaaTCATGTTGGGAAATTTGCTTGATCCTCCTTAACAGAAATATCACATGATAatagagaaaattaaaataaaaaatgcaacaACCTCAACATAAGAAATTTGCGTGGAAAACTTCAAAATCGAAGAAAAATCACGGTTggtgtcaaaagacaaccaagagaaaattccactatgtagaaaatttaTACAATTGCACACTGACAATTTTTTCTCACAAAGAAAAACCCAAGAGATACAATACAAAGTTTGTCCATTTGCTCTCTCTCAATGCTCACCTCACAGTCCTTTGTTTCTCTCTGCCAATAAACACTCATgaaccactagtatttataaTAGAAGAATAACTTAGAGTTCAATTCTACTTAGGAGTCCCTCCCCAAGATGTTTTCGGTTACAAATATCATAACAATTACGTTCCTAACTAGAGACCAACTTGAAAAACGAGATTTGTCAAAACTAGTACTCTTCGTAGCATTAAAACTCATCCAGATTATACCTAGGAGTCCATCCATTGTTGTCAAAGCATTAACAGATGAAGATTATATGGAGTCTACATTAGGACACTTTGTTGGGGAGATAAAGTCTATTATGAGTAGTATTGGGATTACCTTGTGCCTGCATGTTCCTTAGTCTGATAATGCTATAACTCAGCTTACCGTTAGTCGATCTGTTTGGCATTCGAGTTTTCCGTCGGTTATTAGTTCTTTGATTACAAGGGACCAAAATCGATTTATATAATTCTCTTTTGGTTAATGAAATTTTCGTTCTTAATAAAAAAGAGTAGAGGGtccttttttcttcattttttaaaaaagttgatGGTCCATAACTTCTTGCTATGAAAGCAGatgtaattaatataatataccTTTGTTTTTTTAGGGAGTTAATGTAATATAATTTTAGTACAACCTTAATTACCCCAAAACATACCCAGTAACATTAATATAATACATTAATTTCTCATGAGTCCCCTCTATTATGTAATCCCTTTGTCCTCGTGGACTTTGGAAATTGGaatgataaaacaaaatatcTGAAAATCTTTGCCTGAATTTGAAGCCAAATCGCGAACTGATTTTTAAaacaaaccccaaaacccttGCATTCTCTCTGTTTTTGAGATGATGAACCCATCTTTTTAAACCTCAATTACTTCTTCGTAACTGCTTGAAAATTCAATATCTGttactttttttgttgttgttttcttctctttctcattTACAGAGAAAGAGAAACCAATAACCcctaaaaaaaacccaaaaaaggtAATCCTGAGACACTTGAGAGGTTTTGATTGATGGGTATTGTTGCAAATCTACGAGGATCGAGAGCAGGCGCGACCCAAGAAGGATTGCCCGTATCGGATGGTGCGTCTCAGGGTAACAAGAGGAGATGGTCCAATTTCGTGCCTTTATATGTAGCTCTAGTGGTACTAGCTGAGATCGCTTTTCTGGGTAGGCTTGACATGGCAAATAAAGCAGCTTTCGTCGATACCTTGGCTGACCTGTTTTACCGGTCGCCGCCTACGCCTGAATTTGTCGTGGAGAATGATGATTTGGCGATGGTGGTGATGAGTGGGGAACGGAATACACAATCAGATAGTTGCGAGGAGTGGTTGGAGAAAGAGGATGCCGTGGCATACTCCAGGGATTTTAAGACGGATCCCATCTGGGTTTCTGGTGGCGAGCAGGTTTTTTTGACTACCCGAAATGCTTTGGTTATTTCCAAGAGCAAGATTTATGGGGTTTATTTGCAGAACTTTTCATTCTGGTTTGTGAATAtaaatttttggtttttatgggAAGGGATTTTTAAAATCTAGTTTGGATTCTATTAATTTTGAAGTATTAATAAAATCCAGATGGAAGATGATGGAACATTTCTGTTGCTACTGAAATATCAGAACTAATTGTTATTAAGAATTTTTCAGTAAGAGTGTGCAGCAGTGGATTGCCAACTTCGAATTTAATGCTGTAGAACCAGAATTTATTTGTAGGACAGAGTTACTGGTGTGACTTCTAGGACTTCAAGAACTTGGTTGCTTACACTGCTGCCTACttcatttaatatttttgtgaaGGAAATGGCTTGGCATAAACTTGCAGATATTTTGTGTATCATTTTGTTTATCGTTACTGGTTACATTTTTGTTGAAGGTTTGAATGACAACAAGTTTCAAAAACTGGTTATCTGGGTTCTTAATTTAATTGAGAATCTGTTTTTGGGACAAATGCCATGCAAGGCATAGAAAGGCATAATTTCTCGTGGGACTTTTGGGCATTCAATCATGAAACTGTGATATTGAAGTAAATCTATAAATTTTGTAAGCATCTATTATCTTCCACCTTTGATGACTTTCTAATATTTTCGACGTATGTGCTCCTGTCATGAACTGTAATTGTTTCTAGTCATAATATACTTTACCATCTGTCAATATATTCCAGCTTTGAGAATTTCTATTAGTGGAATCTCCTATGTGAACTTCAACGTGGAGTTGTGATGGTTATATTACCTGTTTTTTGTCTTTCTGGTCATGTGAAATACTGTTTTttgtgtacttttttttttataataggaATGGAAGGATTGTTCTGTTGGATGCAAGTTTGGATTTATTTCTGGGAAGAAACCTGATGCTATATTTGCTCTACATAGAGCAGCTGGAACAGCTACTGTGGTCCGATCAATGGAATCATCCCACTTCTATCCAGAGAATAATATTGCTCAAGCACGACGGTGggtaagaaaatataaaatgatCCTTTTGGAATGCAATCAATGTAAAATGATCTTATTGTTTTCTGAAAGATAATTTTGTTTGCATCCAATAAGAAACTGGAGCAAGTATCAAACAAGTATATTTCTATCATTAGTAAACTTTAAGCTGATGCTACTTCTGTTATCTTCTTGAAGTGATACGTAGAAAATTTGCTGTGGTTTGTTTCTTGTAAGAGTGTTAtcttatttataaaaatttggAAACTATTTAGTGTTGGTTTGCTGTAGTGTAGAAGAGAGAGAGGTGCTGAGATTTGCATTACATGAAGTTTGTTGGTCCGTGAACCAATCTAAACTCGAAAATGAGTCACATTCTCGAGTCCATTAGAATCTAGTATGATCAAACAACTACTAGCTGTTGCATTGTTTCTGACTCATAAATAGTTGGCAACACTTCTTATCCTCTTTCAAATTAGATCACCAGATTACAAGATGCcttatttttttcttgaacAGAATTTTTTTATGGTCATTTTGGATATGAAAGGTTGTGGAAAAAAGCTAATGAATTTGTAGGGGAACTGAAAATACATGAAACATTGCCGATTAtgacaaaattatttttgtagaCAATAGTGttaattctatttttttcccttcaggGTTCTTTGCCGCTTAATTTTGGTGTGGTCAATTTATCAGGGTTTGTAATGGATAATGATTGTGAAAAATTAAGGTTGCAATAGAGTGAATGCTAAGATGTTTTTTCCCCCCATCTTTTTGGGTGGTTGGGGGTATGGTTCTTCGTGCCGAGACAAGATCAGTTTTCCagttttctttgttaatttaaGAACAAATCGATTGTTTATTTTGGCATGTGAAAATGGAACATCTGTTGAATAGAAAAAGTCATGTACATTGCTCTTTTAACTCCTTTCTCACTGAAAAGGATAGGACAAAAGATCTAGTAGTTACTCCAAAATTTTCTTGGAAATCACACCTAAGGTTGATTACATCACAGTTCACAACAACTGGagggaattttattttttccttgaaaTGCAAAAGGAGCTTTCTTTAAGGCCCATAAGAAGGTGAAACCCTGAAAATAAGATAACGAAGTGCTGGAATTTATCCCGAAGTTTTTAAGTTTCTAGAGTTGTTTGTCCTGGAAATCATCAATGATAACTCTTATAGTGGCTTTCAAACTAAAATAAGTAGGAGGAAGGACTAGGAGTCGTAACTAAATTGGAGTTGTAACTAAATTTCATTAGAAGTCATACCTAAGGTTGATTCCAACGTAAATATATTCTGCACAGATCTTAATGTTCCTTAGTCAAGCAGTGAATTTTGTGGCTGAAAGAGATGCATAACTTTAGCTGTTTTTATTGTGTTATTTTGTGGTGAGTTTTTCTTGTGTTAGTTTAAGACTATTTGTTTTTCCCCCTTATAGGCATTCCATTCACAttcttccaaaaaaaagaaggcatTTGATTCCTCTGGTGCCGAATGTGTTTTCAGCCAGACATACTTGGCTTCAAAATGTTGGTCTTAACGGGTTCACTTTTAATTACCCAAAGACACTAGTCATAATGATTTCTAATCATGTCTTTCATTATAATTCAATTTACAATAGTGGGAGAAAAATGAGAAGTAGAAGACTCTTCCAGCTCTTCTCCAAGACTaattagggggaaaaaaaatggGCACAATATGTTATGTTTGATTAGTATTAATGTCCTTAATGTTACATCTCCAgcatttctattttctttatcatggttttctcctttctttctgTTCGATTATACATTTCTAGTAGAAAAGGACAacgttgtaaaataaatatggGTTAGCATGTATTTAAACAAGGGAAGAAAAGCAAGAGGAAACTGCCTAGCAATGCTATTGTTGCTTTTGTTCTCGTGGCCTTGCACAGGAAACACAAGCCTTTCTAAGGAGAACTCCTGTGCAGATCAATTTCTCCTAAATGAGGTGATCATATCTAGACTTTACATGTCTTGTAAAACATACTATCCGCAAATAAGCAGACGTTGGAAATAAATTTAAGTACTATGGTCAATCACTTCTTGCTGTTTCTGTGGCTTTCCTGCTGAGTAGGATTCTTTTCCTGCTGAAATATTTGAGTAAAACTAATATTTCAATTTCTTGTATACTAGGATGGGATATAATATTGTCATGACAACTAGTCTGTCATCAGATGTTCCCGTTGGATACTTTTCGTGGTCTGAGTATGATATAATGGCACCAGTGCAGCCAAAGACAGAGAAATCCCTGGCAGCTgctttcatttcaaattgtggAGCTAGAAATTTCCGTTTGGAAGCTCTTGAAGCACTAGAAAAATCCAACATCACAATAGATTCTTATGGCAGTTGTCATCGGAACCGTGATGGAAGAGGTGAGCATCCCAGTTATTTTCTGATACGTTAAAGTCTTAAAGATAATAAAAGGCACTACTATGTGTATTGTTTGGTAATTTGAAGACATAGTGTATCCATTGATGAGTTATTAACTCTGAATAAGTGTAATTCCAGATGTTTGCCTTTTCCTTGACTTGAAATTTgcgttctagtttagctttcacataTCTGTTCTGTGCTTTCCCTGGACTGTAACTCAAAATCTTTTTATGTTTGATGCATCAATGCTTTTGTGgatgaattttaatttatacTCAAGGCTTACATCAGCATATTTGGCAATTAAGTTATATTGAGGTCTCTCTTTTAAGATATTGGAACTCTAAACATGAACTGGAATTTTGAATCCTTCTCTTTCTAGATATTAGGGATGCCAGTTTGCTTGCAAGTGTACTTGTACTGGTTTTGCAAACATCCATTCATGCAGTCATATTTGTGCTACTTCCCTAATATTTGATGCTATTTTTTCCACCAATTTTAAGTTTGAACTAAGAATGGATGCAAGGGTCTATAAAATTTGTGTTGGTCTTTCTTAGCAAAGAATCCAAACTAGATTATGCTATAGGCACTTATTTTAGTTGTAATATGTGAAGATAGATTAAATCCAGTTGTTAATGTAGTGTAAAATTTTTTATTGCTCGTGGTGGTGTTTTAGTAGGAGGTCTATATGTTAGACTAAACCAGGTCTGGGGCTTCTTTGCATTTTCATTTATTACAATGAATAATGACATTAGGAGAACAATGTATGAAGTTTACTGAACTGAATAAATTCCAAAAAGGGTTTTTGTAAAAATTCCTTTTGACAAATTCCTGGT is part of the Tripterygium wilfordii isolate XIE 37 chromosome 7, ASM1340144v1, whole genome shotgun sequence genome and encodes:
- the LOC120002855 gene encoding uncharacterized protein LOC120002855; amino-acid sequence: MSKPPAPYPLYKQRSWTPDSERDEAWLRRKGNRPITPFSRSKSLTDEDLQELKGCIELGFGFGPDSTDLDPRLSDALPALGLYCAVNKQYNNGLTRSSSLSSMSSDDSIIDPADDPEVVKTRLRQWAQAVACSVKQFSGEQS
- the LOC120002716 gene encoding glycoprotein 3-alpha-L-fucosyltransferase A-like, with amino-acid sequence MGIVANLRGSRAGATQEGLPVSDGASQGNKRRWSNFVPLYVALVVLAEIAFLGRLDMANKAAFVDTLADLFYRSPPTPEFVVENDDLAMVVMSGERNTQSDSCEEWLEKEDAVAYSRDFKTDPIWVSGGEQEWKDCSVGCKFGFISGKKPDAIFALHRAAGTATVVRSMESSHFYPENNIAQARRMGYNIVMTTSLSSDVPVGYFSWSEYDIMAPVQPKTEKSLAAAFISNCGARNFRLEALEALEKSNITIDSYGSCHRNRDGRVDKVQTLKRYKFSLAFENSNEDDYVTEKFFQSLVAGTIPIVVGAPNIQDFAPYPGSILHIKQLEDVKPVAKTMRYLAENPDAYNQSLRWKYDGPSDSFKALIDMAAVHSSCRLCIHLATMIEEEEEKSKFKKRPCKCTRGSKTVYHLYVRERGRFHMESIFLRSGDLTLTALESAVLEKFKSMKHVPIWKEDRPKSIRGGDELKVYRIHPAGLTQRQALYDFRFNGDDDFKHHIESNPCAKFEVIFV